A single Sulfurimonas aquatica DNA region contains:
- a CDS encoding aminotransferase class I/II-fold pyridoxal phosphate-dependent enzyme: MFYENELKALKKSGRYRTREVLDYSLKDFASNDYLGLSHNKTLHEKTCKELSSLEVHSSKASLLVNGYHKIHKDFEDALCKANGFEAGVVLGSGFNANIALIESLVRKGDTLFMDELYHASGVLASNLNDLDVVFFKHNDMKELQELLKNSTAKRKIVAVEGIYSMDGDLCSKEVFELVDKANAILIVDEAHSSGVIGEKLMGVFDYYGVEIKANHIKMGTLGKAYGSFGAFILASEHIVEYLINRAKPIVYATSLSLYDTLLAHNALRYILHNTKSLKEEIKKRQEIVYEELGVYVEGLIVPILIGDNKRVVEIKKELLALGFGVGAIRQPTVPSAIIRLIVRLGQSENELRDVCKNLAKIKQ; this comes from the coding sequence ATGTTTTATGAAAATGAACTCAAAGCACTTAAAAAATCGGGGCGTTATAGAACTCGAGAAGTACTTGATTATTCGCTCAAAGATTTTGCTTCAAATGACTATCTAGGACTCTCTCACAACAAAACTCTTCATGAAAAAACCTGCAAGGAACTCTCATCATTAGAAGTACATAGTTCAAAAGCCTCACTCCTTGTTAATGGTTATCACAAAATACATAAAGATTTTGAAGATGCACTCTGCAAAGCTAATGGTTTTGAGGCGGGAGTAGTTTTAGGGAGTGGGTTTAACGCCAACATTGCTCTTATAGAGTCGCTTGTGAGAAAGGGAGATACTCTTTTTATGGATGAACTTTACCATGCATCGGGTGTTCTTGCTTCAAATCTTAATGACTTAGATGTTGTGTTTTTTAAGCATAATGATATGAAAGAGTTACAAGAACTATTAAAAAATTCAACTGCTAAACGCAAGATAGTCGCGGTTGAAGGCATCTACTCTATGGATGGAGATTTATGCTCTAAAGAGGTCTTTGAACTGGTCGACAAAGCAAACGCCATCTTAATAGTGGATGAGGCGCATAGTAGTGGAGTAATAGGCGAGAAGCTTATGGGTGTGTTTGATTATTATGGCGTTGAGATTAAAGCAAACCATATCAAAATGGGAACACTTGGAAAAGCTTATGGAAGTTTTGGTGCGTTTATCCTTGCATCTGAGCATATAGTAGAGTATCTTATAAACCGTGCAAAACCTATAGTATATGCGACTTCTCTTTCACTGTATGACACACTTTTAGCCCACAATGCACTTAGATATATTTTACACAACACAAAAAGTTTAAAAGAAGAGATAAAAAAAAGACAAGAGATTGTTTATGAAGAGCTTGGAGTTTATGTAGAGGGTTTAATCGTCCCTATTTTGATAGGTGACAATAAAAGAGTTGTAGAGATAAAAAAAGAACTATTAGCTTTAGGTTTTGGAGTTGGTGCTATAAGACAGCCGACAGTTCCTAGTGCTATCATACGTCTTATTGTAAGACTGGGACAAAGTGAAAATGAGTTAAGAGATGTATGTAAAAATTTGGCTAAAATAAAACAATGA
- the maf gene encoding septum formation inhibitor Maf: MIRLASSSKTRHMLLSNAGVAFVQESVDFDEEEIIASSPKNFVYQATMGKYEANLKAFGYDEYPLLVADTVVTSQNQILRKAKCIDDARNILMTQSGNITSIITCMIYHSKEMKLIDISQTDYLFDKFDMDALDKYLESGEWRGKAGACMVEGFCKSYIKEVRGYESTAMGLSVEVLQRFI; encoded by the coding sequence ATGATACGACTAGCCTCTTCTTCTAAAACTAGACATATGCTTCTCTCAAACGCAGGAGTTGCGTTTGTGCAAGAGAGTGTGGATTTTGATGAAGAAGAGATTATAGCCTCAAGCCCAAAAAACTTTGTTTATCAAGCCACAATGGGAAAATATGAAGCGAATCTAAAAGCTTTTGGATATGATGAGTATCCTCTTTTAGTCGCTGACACCGTCGTAACCTCACAGAATCAAATCCTCAGAAAAGCAAAATGCATAGATGACGCTCGTAATATTTTAATGACACAAAGTGGAAATATTACTAGCATTATTACCTGTATGATTTACCACTCAAAAGAGATGAAACTCATTGACATTTCTCAAACTGATTATCTATTTGATAAGTTTGATATGGATGCACTTGATAAATATCTAGAGAGTGGAGAGTGGAGAGGCAAGGCGGGTGCTTGTATGGTAGAGGGCTTTTGTAAGAGTTATATAAAAGAGGTGAGAGGTTATGAGAGTACGGCTATGGGATTAAGTGTAGAAGTGCTCCAAAGATTTATCTAA